In the genome of Haloarcula sp. CBA1127, one region contains:
- a CDS encoding winged helix-turn-helix domain-containing protein, translating to MAGDKPGPEQEVSDEELLRVLALAYKPALGTTEIADRVDLSRQAIDRRMKQLEEIRLVESGKFGSTRAWWLTDDGRRQVSDSELNDPSSQ from the coding sequence ATGGCTGGCGACAAGCCAGGCCCTGAGCAAGAGGTCAGTGACGAAGAACTACTTCGTGTGCTTGCTCTAGCCTACAAACCGGCGCTCGGAACCACTGAAATCGCAGACCGCGTTGATCTTAGTAGACAGGCTATTGATCGACGGATGAAGCAACTCGAAGAGATACGCCTCGTTGAATCCGGAAAGTTCGGATCGACCAGAGCGTGGTGGTTGACTGATGACGGGAGGCGTCAGGTCTCCGATTCGGAATTGAACGACCCGTCGAGCCAGTAA
- a CDS encoding FaeA/PapI family transcriptional regulator has protein sequence MSTNEPFATAKQVAEQVGLSSWRVRQRMSQLAESGDIQRSQLGNGPYIYWLDGSFNSESET, from the coding sequence ATGAGTACAAACGAACCGTTTGCCACTGCCAAGCAAGTTGCAGAACAGGTTGGACTTTCATCTTGGAGAGTCCGGCAGCGGATGAGTCAGTTAGCAGAATCTGGCGATATTCAGAGGTCTCAGCTCGGAAATGGGCCGTATATTTACTGGCTCGACGGGTCGTTCAATTCCGAATCGGAGACCTGA
- a CDS encoding HNH endonuclease gives MGDKYPSDWNTRRKKVYKRDNHRCNKCGARGGPRGSVELHAHHKTPISEGGSHRFRNLTTVCKSCHKNIHGHGVGGRSSSTTDSEDEIDPVAGAISVGLVVLVVFLGVTYGAVVQVFPAGQTVSEEYHIAYHSDTEDPDGYGQEIRYDVGQPLILKYELADNVISEKDSTRLRVSVHNPSENYLRGQLDVLGHTNYWLKGEIATFDFDLAPGETASTSVSLSGSEMVADSGVGQRKTTFGAEAHIFTNPYRVTSTQESDILAEKMNLKVRKPLLSRLGLYWLIFLSLCFTAGGYLFRKNRDN, from the coding sequence ATGGGAGACAAGTATCCTTCTGATTGGAACACTCGCCGTAAAAAGGTCTACAAACGGGATAATCACCGATGTAATAAATGTGGTGCCCGCGGTGGGCCACGAGGTAGTGTCGAACTCCATGCTCATCACAAGACACCAATTTCTGAAGGCGGTTCACACCGGTTTCGTAACCTAACTACAGTCTGTAAATCATGCCACAAGAATATCCACGGACACGGCGTCGGTGGACGTAGCTCTTCAACCACCGACAGTGAAGATGAGATTGACCCAGTGGCTGGGGCAATTTCAGTTGGGCTAGTTGTGTTAGTGGTGTTTTTAGGAGTGACGTATGGAGCAGTTGTACAGGTATTTCCAGCAGGGCAAACAGTCAGCGAAGAGTATCATATTGCGTATCACAGTGACACTGAAGACCCGGACGGGTATGGTCAAGAGATTCGGTACGACGTTGGTCAGCCGTTAATCCTAAAATATGAGCTTGCGGACAATGTGATATCTGAGAAGGACAGCACCCGATTACGAGTGAGTGTCCATAACCCAAGTGAGAATTACCTCAGAGGTCAACTTGACGTGCTTGGACACACCAACTACTGGCTCAAAGGAGAAATCGCTACGTTCGACTTTGATTTGGCACCAGGAGAAACAGCCTCGACAAGTGTCTCCTTATCTGGCAGCGAAATGGTTGCAGACAGTGGTGTAGGACAGAGAAAGACAACATTCGGTGCTGAGGCGCATATTTTTACCAATCCATATAGGGTAACCAGTACCCAAGAGAGTGATATATTGGCTGAGAAAATGAATCTAAAAGTCCGAAAACCGTTACTGTCCCGTCTCGGTTTATATTGGCTTATCTTTTTGAGCCTGTGTTTCACAGCCGGTGGATACCTCTTCCGGAAAAACAGAGACAACTAA